The Sporosarcina ureae genome includes a region encoding these proteins:
- a CDS encoding ECF transporter S component, which produces MKKLKFTDLLITIMIGVVFGVLMKFWDDLYTVIKPIMPVARQLLYGMWFMVGPFAFLLLRKPGTALIASLAGASLSAFAGHGIEVLMYGFVQGLAAELLFAAFRYKRYSILIAGLAGIASCFASFGLDLIYGYAALETWALIVKYGLRAISAFIFTGIFAVLIVRALEATGVTSLIRPVDKKEYTLLDQ; this is translated from the coding sequence TTGAAGAAGTTAAAGTTTACCGATTTATTGATCACCATCATGATTGGCGTGGTCTTTGGAGTGTTGATGAAGTTTTGGGATGATTTATATACTGTCATAAAACCGATCATGCCTGTCGCGCGTCAATTGCTTTACGGTATGTGGTTCATGGTAGGGCCGTTCGCCTTTTTATTATTGCGGAAGCCTGGTACTGCACTCATCGCTAGTCTTGCAGGGGCTTCATTGTCTGCATTTGCTGGTCATGGTATTGAAGTATTAATGTACGGATTCGTACAAGGACTGGCTGCAGAATTACTATTCGCTGCATTTCGTTATAAACGCTATTCCATTTTAATTGCTGGGCTAGCAGGAATTGCTTCATGCTTTGCAAGTTTTGGTCTTGATTTAATTTATGGGTATGCTGCACTCGAAACATGGGCACTCATTGTGAAATATGGATTACGTGCAATCAGCGCATTCATCTTTACGGGTATTTTCGCTGTACTTATTGTAAGAGCGCTAGAAGCAACAGGCGTGACGTCGTTAATTCGACCTGTTGATAAGAAAGAATATACGTTGCTTGATCAGTAA
- a CDS encoding ABC transporter ATP-binding protein: protein MNNIGVTDLRLKFPGEDALLFKDFSFSVQPGEKVLMLGPSGCGKSTLLQVLSGIIPNSIELPMKAKEIQLPDSWGFVFQDPDTQFCMTYVDEELAFVLENLHVPREEMAPLIEEVLNRVDLHVKDPHTSINELSQGMKQRLALASVLLLEPDVLFLDEPSALLDPEGTQQIWTSIKEATADKTVIIVEHKIDLIADWVDRVVLFNDLGDMIADGSPKEIFANFQEELERYGIWYPGVWEKYKMSETFQSMMRNRQAVASQEKLQIQDFHGYRGRVKKISVKQATVQAGDWITIVGENGSGKSTLLLSLMQLLRTDGVYEVNDVPIVWKKKKHQLPKGMSLVFQNPELQFVTNSIKEELTVSLHGMPKADADRYAMELIQLFNLPDSVSRHPYQLSTGQKRRLSVATALTPDTDILLLDEPTFGQDARNTFAILEKLEQLRTEGMTILMITHDTEIVKSFATAIWTVIDGVLHTANEAGGAKNVQLVHT, encoded by the coding sequence ATGAATAACATCGGCGTTACCGATTTACGGCTAAAGTTTCCAGGAGAAGATGCTTTGCTTTTTAAAGACTTCTCCTTCTCTGTTCAGCCTGGTGAAAAAGTTCTCATGCTGGGTCCTAGCGGTTGTGGGAAATCTACTTTACTCCAAGTATTGAGCGGGATTATACCAAATTCTATCGAACTGCCAATGAAAGCAAAAGAGATTCAGTTACCTGACTCGTGGGGATTTGTTTTCCAAGACCCGGATACACAATTCTGCATGACCTATGTAGATGAAGAACTCGCATTCGTGTTAGAAAATCTTCATGTGCCGCGTGAAGAAATGGCACCTCTTATTGAAGAAGTATTGAACCGTGTAGACTTGCATGTAAAAGACCCCCATACGTCTATCAATGAACTGTCTCAAGGTATGAAGCAGCGGTTAGCATTGGCTTCTGTTTTATTACTAGAACCTGACGTGTTATTTCTAGATGAACCATCTGCATTACTGGATCCGGAAGGCACGCAACAAATTTGGACTTCTATTAAAGAAGCTACTGCCGATAAAACCGTAATCATCGTGGAGCATAAAATTGATTTGATCGCGGATTGGGTAGATCGCGTTGTGCTGTTTAATGATCTCGGTGACATGATAGCAGATGGTTCACCTAAAGAGATCTTCGCAAACTTCCAGGAAGAACTGGAACGTTACGGCATTTGGTACCCCGGTGTATGGGAAAAATATAAAATGTCCGAAACATTTCAATCGATGATGAGAAATCGTCAAGCAGTTGCATCTCAAGAAAAACTTCAGATTCAAGACTTTCACGGCTATCGTGGTCGAGTGAAGAAAATTTCTGTCAAACAGGCGACCGTACAGGCTGGTGACTGGATTACAATTGTCGGAGAAAATGGCTCTGGTAAAAGTACATTGCTCTTATCACTCATGCAATTACTTCGGACTGACGGCGTCTACGAAGTAAACGACGTACCCATTGTGTGGAAAAAGAAGAAGCACCAACTCCCGAAAGGTATGTCGCTCGTCTTTCAAAACCCTGAACTACAATTTGTGACGAACTCAATTAAGGAAGAGTTAACCGTATCTTTGCACGGTATGCCAAAAGCAGATGCCGATCGTTATGCGATGGAATTGATACAATTATTTAACTTGCCTGATTCTGTTTCACGTCATCCTTATCAGCTATCGACGGGACAAAAGCGGCGCCTGAGTGTAGCAACTGCGCTTACTCCTGATACAGATATCTTGTTGCTTGATGAGCCTACTTTCGGTCAAGATGCGCGAAACACATTCGCCATTCTTGAGAAGCTAGAACAGTTGCGCACTGAAGGTATGACCATTTTGATGATTACGCACGACACGGAAATTGTAAAGAGCTTCGCCACAGCTATTTGGACTGTAATAGATGGCGTATTGCATACAGCTAATGAAGCAGGAGGTGCGAAGAATGTTCAGTTGGTTCACACCTAA
- a CDS encoding YitT family protein — translation MKVITKQTHNKLRFVFQAFFVMLGALITAYGLESVLIPNNVSDGGVTGLSIVGSKVFGLSLGLLIAVLNIPFIFLGYKQIGKRFAVLSVVGIVSLSTSTSLMHHIPTIVEGDTLLVTVVGGIIIGVGIGMALRNGGALDGIDMLAVLLSRKLPFGTSDLILFLNVFVFIIVSTVFGLTGAIMSAIAYFIASKVISIMEVGFSGSKSFKIVTDKPEKMVKAIHEDIGRAATYQVVRGSHTSKQYVEITCIVHRLEDNKMKEVIRDVDKRAFVAVYDVSEIKRGDFGGSQS, via the coding sequence ATGAAAGTAATTACTAAACAAACGCATAATAAGTTGCGTTTTGTATTCCAAGCCTTTTTCGTTATGTTGGGTGCATTAATCACAGCGTACGGACTTGAGTCGGTTCTAATACCCAATAATGTATCTGATGGCGGTGTAACTGGATTAAGTATCGTTGGTTCCAAGGTTTTTGGACTTTCGTTAGGGCTTTTAATTGCGGTTTTAAATATACCGTTTATTTTTCTCGGCTATAAGCAGATAGGTAAGCGTTTTGCGGTACTATCGGTAGTTGGTATCGTATCACTTAGTACTAGTACAAGTTTAATGCATCACATACCTACTATTGTAGAGGGTGATACGTTACTGGTGACAGTTGTTGGGGGCATCATTATCGGAGTAGGTATAGGAATGGCTTTGCGTAATGGAGGAGCACTAGATGGCATCGATATGCTGGCAGTACTACTATCTAGAAAGTTACCTTTTGGAACGAGTGACTTAATTTTATTTCTTAATGTATTTGTCTTTATTATCGTATCTACAGTATTTGGTTTAACGGGTGCTATTATGTCAGCTATCGCTTATTTTATTGCTTCTAAGGTGATCTCTATAATGGAGGTAGGGTTTAGTGGATCAAAATCTTTTAAAATTGTAACGGATAAACCCGAAAAAATGGTAAAAGCAATACATGAGGATATTGGTCGCGCGGCTACGTATCAAGTGGTGAGAGGTAGTCATACAAGTAAGCAATACGTAGAAATCACATGTATCGTGCACCGGTTAGAAGATAATAAAATGAAGGAAGTAATACGTGACGTGGATAAACGGGCATTTGTCGCAGTTTACGACGTGTCAGAAATTAAAAGAGGGGACTTTGGTGGGAGCCAGTCATGA
- a CDS encoding multicopper oxidase family protein: protein MNTINELDEETTFHWHGLEVSGEADGGPHKTLSPGEEETIEFEVTQEAATLWFHPHPEGKTSEQVYKGLAGLIYIEDSNSAELEIPKQYGENDIPLVFQDRIFDDQHQLDYKAVMNKDGTIGDTLLVNGTVNPVLKVGKEQVRLRLLNGSNARNFTFKLNKGESFVQIATDGGFLNEPVTLNEVTLTPAERAEIIIDFSQLNSLNDLSLINEDGSILLPFEVLDQEVASTQAVKQLNEFSVTDEEKAMPVTKNIELFGMMDHVTINGKKFDPQRIDFTQEQGVTEVWEIYNKKDMMGGMIHPFHIHGTQFKILSRDGVEPKENERGWKDTVSVHPGEKVKIAIQFKHKGVYMFHCHILEHEDNGMMGQIEVK from the coding sequence ATAAATACGATAAATGAATTAGATGAAGAAACAACATTTCATTGGCATGGTTTAGAAGTGTCTGGCGAAGCAGATGGCGGACCACATAAAACACTCAGTCCAGGTGAAGAAGAGACAATAGAATTTGAAGTCACACAAGAGGCGGCTACTTTATGGTTTCATCCCCATCCAGAGGGCAAGACATCTGAACAAGTATATAAAGGCTTAGCAGGACTGATTTATATTGAAGATTCTAATTCAGCCGAGTTAGAAATTCCTAAACAATATGGAGAGAATGACATTCCTTTAGTTTTCCAAGACCGGATTTTCGATGACCAACATCAATTAGATTATAAAGCTGTGATGAATAAGGATGGGACGATAGGTGATACATTATTAGTTAACGGCACAGTAAATCCCGTATTAAAAGTAGGGAAAGAACAAGTGCGTCTTCGCTTGCTGAACGGATCGAATGCGAGGAACTTCACATTCAAGCTAAATAAGGGTGAATCGTTTGTTCAAATCGCGACAGATGGCGGCTTTTTGAATGAACCCGTCACATTGAACGAAGTTACCTTGACACCAGCAGAACGAGCAGAAATTATCATTGATTTTTCACAGCTCAATTCGCTAAATGATTTATCATTAATTAATGAAGATGGATCCATCCTTCTACCGTTTGAAGTATTAGATCAAGAGGTAGCGAGTACACAAGCAGTGAAACAGTTGAATGAGTTTTCTGTGACAGATGAAGAAAAAGCTATGCCGGTCACAAAAAACATTGAACTGTTTGGCATGATGGATCATGTGACAATCAATGGAAAGAAATTCGATCCTCAAAGAATTGATTTCACACAAGAGCAAGGTGTCACTGAGGTGTGGGAAATCTACAATAAGAAAGATATGATGGGTGGTATGATTCATCCATTCCATATTCACGGTACCCAATTTAAAATACTCTCAAGAGATGGTGTGGAACCAAAGGAAAACGAAAGAGGTTGGAAAGACACTGTTTCTGTTCATCCGGGAGAAAAAGTGAAAATCGCTATACAATTCAAACATAAAGGTGTCTATATGTTCCATTGTCATATTTTAGAACATGAAGACAATGGAATGATGGGACAAATAGAAGTAAAGTAA
- a CDS encoding SulP family inorganic anion transporter: MQTLQQQWFGNVRADILAGIVVGLALIPEALAFAFIVGVDPRVALYASFTIAVITAFVGGRPGLISAATGAMALVLVSLMANHGLEYVLAATILTGIIQLILGSLGVANLMRFIPNSVMLGFVNALGIMIFITQLPYLVGAGTMTYVFAIATLILVYAVPRFFTAIPAPLIAIVVMTAIALFSGVKLQSIGDLGTMPSSLPTFFFPDIPLHFETLKIILPYSLALSIVGLLESLLTSQVLDDITDTPSNKNREARGQGIANFITGFFGGMAGCALIGQSVINMKSGGRGRLSTLTAGVFLMFLIIVLGDVVVKIPMPVLAGVMVMVAATTFNWGSFKFLRSAPRSESVVMLVTVAIILYTHNLAIGVVIGVILSALFFVAKISRVTVTNHDGVYKIQGPLFFASTTKFIQAFDHVNEKRITIDFENSQLWDESAVAAIFKVVSKLESRGINVTMRGLNSSSQQLYEKLL; the protein is encoded by the coding sequence ATGCAAACATTACAACAACAATGGTTCGGGAATGTGCGAGCGGATATATTGGCAGGGATTGTCGTAGGATTGGCGCTCATTCCGGAAGCATTAGCTTTTGCGTTTATCGTGGGTGTCGATCCGCGTGTAGCGTTATATGCATCATTTACTATTGCAGTTATAACTGCGTTTGTGGGAGGTCGTCCAGGTCTGATATCTGCCGCAACAGGTGCAATGGCTCTAGTACTCGTCAGTTTAATGGCCAATCACGGTCTTGAATATGTGCTGGCAGCAACTATTTTAACAGGTATAATACAATTAATTCTAGGCTCATTAGGAGTCGCGAATCTAATGCGCTTCATTCCGAATTCGGTCATGCTTGGGTTCGTCAATGCGCTTGGAATAATGATTTTCATTACGCAATTACCGTACTTGGTTGGTGCTGGTACGATGACATATGTATTCGCCATTGCGACACTAATATTGGTATATGCGGTACCACGTTTTTTCACAGCTATACCCGCTCCACTGATCGCCATTGTCGTCATGACGGCGATTGCATTATTTAGTGGTGTGAAGTTGCAGTCAATCGGTGATTTAGGGACGATGCCGAGCTCATTGCCGACATTTTTTTTCCCTGATATTCCGTTGCACTTTGAAACATTGAAGATTATTTTACCGTATTCATTAGCTTTATCAATTGTTGGTTTACTGGAATCGTTGCTAACATCACAGGTGTTGGATGATATAACAGATACTCCGAGTAATAAAAACCGTGAAGCACGCGGACAGGGTATTGCCAACTTCATCACTGGATTTTTCGGAGGTATGGCAGGTTGTGCATTGATAGGCCAATCGGTGATCAATATGAAGTCGGGGGGCAGAGGGCGTTTGTCCACGCTGACCGCAGGAGTATTCTTGATGTTCTTGATTATTGTACTGGGAGATGTAGTCGTTAAAATTCCGATGCCAGTTCTCGCTGGGGTCATGGTTATGGTAGCTGCGACAACATTTAATTGGGGTTCGTTTAAGTTCTTGCGCTCTGCACCACGTTCAGAGTCTGTAGTGATGCTTGTTACAGTGGCTATCATCTTATATACGCATAACTTGGCAATTGGCGTGGTTATTGGAGTTATTCTAAGTGCATTATTCTTTGTAGCGAAGATTTCACGCGTGACTGTAACCAATCACGATGGAGTCTATAAAATCCAAGGACCGCTATTCTTTGCTTCCACAACAAAATTCATTCAAGCTTTTGATCATGTGAATGAAAAGAGGATCACGATCGACTTTGAAAATAGCCAGTTGTGGGATGAATCTGCTGTAGCTGCTATTTTTAAAGTTGTGAGCAAATTAGAAAGCAGGGGGATCAACGTCACGATGCGGGGGTTAAATTCCTCGAGCCAACAACTGTATGAAAAATTATTGTGA
- a CDS encoding universal stress protein produces the protein MKIAVAVDGSDNSLRATDYAIMLMQQFSGAKLELIHVVDFNKEDERLLKQSPNSLDKYQKKKLQSALKLVKDKGIVAEVTVLQGNPHQQIIKHVNNNEIDHLILSSRGLRLLKNLVMGSVSQKVIKHVNSSVTIIK, from the coding sequence ATGAAGATTGCTGTGGCGGTAGATGGCTCAGATAACTCATTACGGGCAACAGATTATGCAATTATGTTAATGCAACAATTTTCTGGGGCAAAACTGGAATTGATCCATGTCGTCGACTTCAATAAAGAAGATGAGCGACTATTAAAACAAAGCCCTAATAGTCTTGATAAGTATCAAAAAAAGAAGTTGCAATCTGCATTGAAGTTAGTGAAAGATAAGGGAATAGTAGCGGAAGTCACAGTACTTCAAGGAAATCCGCACCAGCAAATCATTAAGCATGTCAATAACAATGAAATTGATCACCTCATTCTTAGTAGTCGTGGCTTAAGATTACTTAAAAATTTAGTAATGGGTAGTGTCAGTCAAAAAGTAATCAAACATGTAAACAGCTCTGTCACGATCATTAAATAA
- a CDS encoding universal stress protein: MKIAVAVDGSEHAFRAAKYALTLLENVQDAELEVISVTDYNKVEDEQLLLQNLKSLSLYQDRIVRPVVELAEEAGVKTKITLLRGNPDQEIINHLQTEKVGQLVLGSRGMNIMQEVVLGSVSRSVMEKANCPVTIVK, encoded by the coding sequence ATGAAAATTGCCGTAGCTGTAGATGGTTCAGAACATGCTTTTCGTGCCGCGAAATATGCACTGACACTTTTAGAGAACGTACAAGACGCAGAGCTCGAAGTGATTTCCGTAACCGACTATAACAAAGTAGAAGATGAACAACTCCTGTTGCAAAATCTTAAAAGTCTATCCTTGTATCAAGATCGAATTGTAAGGCCAGTAGTGGAGTTGGCGGAAGAAGCCGGAGTTAAAACAAAAATCACGCTGTTGCGAGGGAATCCAGATCAAGAAATTATTAATCATTTACAAACGGAAAAAGTTGGACAATTAGTACTTGGTAGCCGTGGAATGAACATAATGCAAGAAGTGGTACTTGGTAGTGTTAGCCGAAGTGTAATGGAGAAAGCAAATTGTCCAGTGACCATCGTCAAGTAA
- a CDS encoding recombinase family protein — protein MKYGYIRPTVSDQQATSQLTSLITDEVYIEAHGLAKKRTELERLFMQIQNGDELYVQNIEVLADSLQQFLDILRLAERDQLMIYFVDDELTNQSMMNATLLQNIEFFTSLQSIFLSHSSTFTLQAAKQEGKSIGRPRKSDVNLQLAFEMYDSKDFSLYEIKEATGISKSTLYRYLDERASTTSDDK, from the coding sequence ATGAAGTATGGATATATACGGCCGACCGTATCTGATCAACAAGCAACTAGTCAGTTAACCAGTCTAATAACAGATGAAGTTTACATAGAGGCACATGGCTTAGCCAAAAAAAGAACAGAACTTGAACGCTTATTTATGCAAATACAAAATGGGGATGAATTGTACGTTCAAAACATTGAAGTATTAGCTGACTCGCTTCAGCAGTTTCTTGATATTTTACGATTAGCAGAACGGGATCAGCTGATGATTTATTTTGTCGACGATGAGTTAACTAATCAATCGATGATGAATGCTACACTACTTCAAAATATTGAGTTTTTTACTAGTTTACAATCTATATTCTTAAGTCATTCTTCTACTTTCACCTTGCAAGCTGCCAAGCAGGAAGGTAAATCAATCGGTCGCCCACGAAAATCTGATGTAAATTTGCAACTTGCTTTTGAGATGTATGATAGTAAAGATTTTTCGTTGTACGAGATCAAAGAAGCGACCGGGATCAGTAAATCAACGCTTTATCGTTACTTGGATGAACGAGCCTCAACAACGTCGGATGATAAATAA
- a CDS encoding universal stress protein → MKIAVAIDGSENAMRAAKHAIMLAEYLPKVTLEVIYVQDYNKAKDERLLSQSPESLSLKREQKLHPILAMAKEVAVDAKVIMLKGNPSQEIIQYVNEKKIDKLVIGSRGLNTIQEMVLGSVSHKVMKHVDCPVTVVK, encoded by the coding sequence ATGAAGATAGCTGTAGCAATTGATGGATCAGAAAATGCAATGCGTGCTGCGAAACACGCAATAATGCTGGCGGAGTATTTACCTAAAGTCACGTTAGAAGTTATCTATGTCCAGGATTATAACAAAGCCAAAGATGAACGTTTATTATCGCAAAGCCCTGAAAGTCTATCATTAAAACGTGAGCAAAAATTACATCCGATTTTAGCGATGGCCAAGGAAGTCGCGGTCGATGCTAAAGTGATCATGCTAAAAGGCAATCCCAGTCAGGAAATCATTCAGTATGTCAATGAAAAGAAAATTGATAAACTAGTGATCGGCAGTCGTGGATTGAATACTATTCAGGAAATGGTACTTGGTAGTGTCAGTCATAAAGTAATGAAACATGTTGATTGTCCTGTGACGGTGGTAAAATAA
- a CDS encoding methyl-accepting chemotaxis protein, which translates to MFTFKSIRGKLLTGFSIVVVLIILLGLFIFSTLHANNEATRNILEKELPLLIADEQLSLDMANRISSSRGFILTGEASYKELFDTYTEDSEMHQATIKKIGTSEETMDLIRRTVEWREYVSENVFAEHARGNKELAERNLLAVNDDARELMTSYEEAAQNREMIIIDIEKNLLSSGNNTLVLVTTIILLVILLSLAVALFTANSISKPLHTVMERMKLIAMGDLSSPPLETKLQDEIGQLIESTNEMSSNTHNLLDEIHIVAQTVSSQSEELTQSAGEIKAGTAQIATTMEDLAYGTESQATNASSLSTSMENFVARIMDANENGTYIHQSSNEVLSMTNTGSEAMNTSSKQMKVIDQIVHDAVVNVEGLDKHTQNISQLVAVIQNIAAQTNLLALNAAIEAARAGEHGKGFAVVADEVRTLAEQSSESVTNITEIVNKIQSESSSVTNSLREGYKEVEEGTNQIERTGETFHKISASVTEMVTRIQTISNDLQNISETSQEMSGSIEEIAAITEESAAGVEQTSASSQQASSAMEEIASNSNDLAQLAEELNNLVRKFTL; encoded by the coding sequence ATGTTTACGTTCAAAAGCATCCGAGGAAAACTATTGACCGGTTTTTCCATAGTTGTAGTACTAATTATTTTACTTGGCTTATTTATTTTCTCTACACTTCATGCGAATAACGAAGCAACGAGAAATATTCTAGAAAAAGAATTGCCGCTATTGATTGCAGATGAGCAGCTATCGCTTGATATGGCAAACCGAATTTCTAGTTCGAGAGGATTTATTCTGACAGGGGAAGCAAGTTATAAAGAGTTATTTGATACATATACAGAAGATAGTGAAATGCATCAAGCTACTATTAAAAAGATAGGAACTTCCGAGGAAACAATGGATTTAATTCGAAGAACTGTTGAATGGCGTGAGTACGTCTCAGAGAATGTATTCGCTGAACATGCACGCGGTAACAAAGAGCTAGCAGAACGTAATCTATTGGCAGTTAATGATGACGCACGCGAATTAATGACTTCGTATGAAGAAGCTGCGCAAAATCGAGAAATGATTATTATTGATATTGAAAAGAATTTACTTTCCAGTGGAAACAACACCTTGGTTTTAGTTACTACCATCATTCTACTAGTCATTCTTTTAAGCTTGGCGGTTGCTTTATTCACTGCAAATTCAATATCTAAACCACTTCACACTGTTATGGAGCGCATGAAATTAATTGCAATGGGAGATTTAAGTAGTCCACCTTTAGAGACGAAGTTACAAGATGAAATTGGACAACTGATCGAATCTACAAATGAAATGAGTAGCAATACACATAATCTATTGGATGAAATTCACATCGTGGCTCAAACAGTTTCTTCTCAAAGTGAAGAATTGACACAGTCTGCGGGTGAAATTAAAGCAGGTACAGCACAAATCGCTACAACTATGGAAGATCTGGCATACGGCACAGAATCGCAAGCTACCAATGCAAGTAGCTTATCAACCTCAATGGAAAATTTTGTTGCAAGAATAATGGATGCCAATGAAAACGGTACTTATATTCACCAGTCATCAAATGAAGTACTTTCGATGACAAACACGGGAAGCGAAGCGATGAATACTTCTTCTAAGCAGATGAAAGTTATCGATCAGATTGTTCATGATGCAGTTGTAAATGTTGAAGGATTGGACAAGCATACTCAGAATATTTCCCAACTCGTAGCTGTGATACAAAATATTGCAGCGCAAACTAACTTATTAGCATTGAATGCAGCAATCGAAGCTGCACGTGCTGGTGAACACGGTAAAGGGTTTGCAGTTGTAGCCGATGAAGTACGAACTCTTGCAGAACAATCTTCTGAATCTGTTACGAACATCACTGAAATCGTCAATAAAATTCAAAGCGAATCTAGTTCAGTAACAAATTCTTTGCGTGAAGGTTATAAAGAAGTTGAAGAAGGCACAAATCAAATTGAACGTACGGGCGAAACATTCCATAAGATCAGTGCTTCTGTAACTGAAATGGTCACACGTATACAGACTATTTCTAATGACCTGCAAAACATATCTGAAACAAGTCAGGAAATGAGCGGTTCGATCGAAGAGATTGCTGCAATTACTGAAGAATCTGCTGCGGGAGTTGAACAAACATCAGCTTCTTCCCAACAAGCAAGTAGCGCTATGGAGGAAATAGCGAGTAATTCTAATGATTTGGCCCAATTGGCTGAAGAACTTAATAATCTTGTCCGAAAGTTTACCTTATAG
- a CDS encoding exonuclease domain-containing protein, translating to MTKHIAFIDVETTGMRAEASDVIEFGVMLGEYDNNRIVRVSDEYCEFQEPFYSITPMITNLTGITDQMVRGKSLDMDRILSILDRADGIVAHNASFDRGFVSRLLPETLDMDWYCSVRQIKWKNYGFENGKLQQLLRAHRIQVQNAHRALDDAKNLALLLNSSNPNLEDDTFISYLLNKAPMKKPSRSRF from the coding sequence ATGACGAAACATATAGCGTTCATTGACGTAGAAACTACAGGTATGAGAGCAGAGGCAAGCGATGTAATTGAATTTGGTGTCATGCTTGGCGAATATGATAATAACCGGATCGTTCGGGTGTCCGATGAGTATTGTGAGTTTCAAGAGCCGTTCTATTCTATAACGCCGATGATCACAAATCTAACTGGCATCACCGATCAGATGGTAAGGGGAAAGTCGCTCGACATGGACAGAATTCTATCCATACTCGATCGGGCAGACGGAATTGTGGCGCATAATGCTTCATTTGACAGAGGCTTTGTCAGTAGACTATTACCGGAAACTCTCGACATGGACTGGTATTGTTCTGTCAGACAAATTAAATGGAAAAATTATGGCTTTGAGAATGGTAAGCTTCAACAATTACTAAGAGCGCATCGGATTCAAGTACAGAACGCACACAGGGCACTTGATGATGCGAAAAACTTAGCATTGCTACTGAACTCATCGAATCCGAACCTTGAGGATGATACGTTTATATCCTACCTGTTGAATAAAGCACCGATGAAAAAACCATCTAGATCTAGATTTTAA
- a CDS encoding energy-coupling factor transporter transmembrane component T family protein produces the protein MFSWFTPKRETWLFRVNPALKFIVFFVFLIITLVNQSVPFAISQAILYGILFYVFSGYSRRKLLILSIPLVISFLSTGLTMLLFGKGEAVLWQWGLLKISEESIQHALLLGSKSLSFGFVGFTFILTIQPVLFFYAMMQQFRLPSKYAYSFIAAFRLIPAVTEELQIRRNALQVRNIQFSKGIKGVYERLQSYTVPLFAQSIRRAQRIAVAMEAKQYQMGAARTYYYTTRFNGIDMAFLLVMIGSLSSAFLLSIY, from the coding sequence ATGTTCAGTTGGTTCACACCTAAACGTGAGACCTGGTTATTCCGAGTCAATCCCGCGTTAAAATTCATCGTATTTTTTGTATTCTTGATTATTACGCTTGTAAATCAAAGTGTACCTTTTGCTATCTCACAAGCCATTTTATACGGAATATTATTTTATGTATTCAGCGGCTATTCACGGAGGAAACTTTTAATACTTTCGATTCCGTTAGTCATTTCTTTCCTGTCTACTGGATTGACGATGTTGTTGTTCGGTAAGGGTGAAGCGGTGTTGTGGCAATGGGGGTTACTCAAGATTTCCGAAGAAAGTATTCAACATGCGCTATTGCTCGGAAGTAAATCACTGTCATTCGGATTCGTTGGCTTTACGTTTATCTTAACGATCCAACCCGTGCTATTCTTTTATGCTATGATGCAGCAGTTCCGTCTGCCTTCCAAATATGCGTACAGTTTTATTGCGGCTTTTCGCTTAATTCCTGCTGTAACTGAAGAGCTACAAATTCGTAGGAATGCGTTACAAGTACGTAATATTCAATTTTCAAAAGGGATTAAAGGGGTGTATGAGCGATTGCAATCCTATACCGTTCCCTTATTCGCTCAAAGTATACGTCGCGCCCAACGTATTGCAGTTGCGATGGAAGCAAAACAATATCAGATGGGAGCTGCGAGGACGTATTATTATACTACACGGTTTAATGGTATAGATATGGCGTTTTTGCTTGTCATGATAGGTAGTTTATCTTCAGCCTTTTTACTATCGATTTATTGA